GGCCACCCAAGTGCCTCAAGCGGAAAAACAGACACGCAAACATCTGATTTCATTAAGGGAATGGTGGAGGCGGCGGGAATCGAAAACGTGTGCACTCTAACGAAATCAGGTACTTACAGCCGAAACAGGTGCCTCAAGAGTGCCTCAGGGACTTTCGCCTCCTGCCGCACAGTGCTCCGGGTTGACCAACCCGGTCGGGCTCTCATCGATCGGGAAACAGCATCCCGAGTGTCGATCGGACGAAGCGCCTGATCTCCCGTCGCGGACGCCCGGCGAGCTGCAGTCGGACCATCATCTCACCCGCGCCCAGCACCAGATGAGCAGCGTCGTCAGGATGCAACTCGAGGCCCGCGCGCTCGCCCTTCGGCGTAGACCGCACCGCAGACGCCATGATCTCGGTCAAGCCTGACTGCGCCTCGAGGAAGCGCGGCCCCAGCTCGCCTCGCATGGCCGAGGCCCAGTCGAACCAGACTCGGGCATGGTCCGGGTCGCGCTCAGCAGAGTCCGCGATGGCGTCGAATACGGCCGAATAGCGCACGGGAAGCGATTCCTCGCTCTCGAACGCGGCCTTCGTAGTGGCAAGGAAGTGGCGCCCGACTTCGGCGAGTACGGCGTCGACGAGAACATCCCGATTGGGGAAATAGGCGTAGATCGTGGCCTCGGACACACCGGCCTCCTCCGCCACATCGACCGGGCGCGCTCCCGAGAGGCCACGGCGTGCCACCACGTGAACT
This portion of the bacterium genome encodes:
- a CDS encoding TetR family transcriptional regulator — protein: MARRGLSGARPVDVAEEAGVSEATIYAYFPNRDVLVDAVLAEVGRHFLATTKAAFESEESLPVRYSAVFDAIADSAERDPDHARVWFDWASAMRGELGPRFLEAQSGLTEIMASAVRSTPKGERAGLELHPDDAAHLVLGAGEMMVRLQLAGRPRREIRRFVRSTLGMLFPDR